The Indicator indicator isolate 239-I01 chromosome 18, UM_Iind_1.1, whole genome shotgun sequence genome includes a region encoding these proteins:
- the LOC128972848 gene encoding protocadherin gamma-A10-like, which translates to MCAAGKRWDPRARAVLCCFLLSAWEAAWGQLRYSLPEEVPKGSFVGDVAKDLGLQMPALSDDGVRLISEGRTQYFSLHGKTGHLVTAERIDREQLCESEQQCVLRCELIVEGEMKFYEIDVEINDINDNAPSFKDVELEMRITESTAPGSRFALVKAQDPDWGPNSLNSYELSGDEHFSLAMQEGSGGDRRPELVLAKALDREEAAFHELVLRARDGGEPARTGTVQIRVVVLDANDNTPVFSQAEYTVRVPEDVPVGSALVTVTATDPDEGMNGHVKYSFHEISQRASELFYLDTETGEISLQEDLDFEEIPAHEFEVQARDGGELSNTAKVLITVTDVNDNAPEISVRSALSEVSEDAPSGTVVALLHVQDRDSGANGHVRCSLDEGVPFSLQSSRGSYYNVVTTRQLDREEVSEYNVTVRAADGGLPSLWSSTVLALRVLDVNDNAPVFSEASYSARLPENNAAGALVLTVRARDADWGQNARVRYRLGDGRVRGVPLSSYVSVQAETGALYALRSFDYEEVREVGLWVVAEDGGSPALSSNVSVRLVIVDENDNAPQVLYPPAAPVSGAGVGGWSGVELAPRSSEPGALVAKVVAVDADAGQNAWLSYELAKATEPGLFRVGLHSGEVRTARFPLARDAARQSLVVLVKDHGRPALSATATLTVVLAESVAELLAELGNEAAAAGLGEAAGSLTRWLVLAVAAVSCLFLAFLLLLLLLRLRRWRRSQLPPPAAGDVLRGVPATHFVGIDGVRAFLSSYSHEVSLTADSRKSKPGSCCDTLPARPLPPDEPAPLLGEDPGTVCPHDADAAPVTLE; encoded by the exons ATGTGCGCGGCGGGGAAGCGCTGGGACCCCCGGGCGCGGGCcgtgctgtgctgcttcctgctgTCGGCGTGGGAAGCGGCGTGGGGGCAGCTGCGGTACTCGCTGCCTGAGGAGGTGCCCAAGGGTTCCTTCGTGGGAGACGTGGccaaagacctggggctgcagaTGCCGGCGCTCAGCGACGATGGTGTCCGCCTTATCTCTGAAGGTAGGACGCAGTATTTCTCTCTGCACGGGAAGACGGGACACTTGGTGACGGCGGAGAGGATagacagagagcagctgtgcGAGAGTGAGCAGCAATGCGTGCTGCGCTGTGAGCTGATAGTGGAGGGGGAAATGAAGTTTTATGAAATCGATGTGGAAATTAATGACATTAATGACAATGCGCCCAGCTTCAAAGACGTCGAGCTGGAAATGAGAATCACTGAGTCGACAGCCCCAGGATCTCGGTTTGCCCTGGTCAAAGCTCAGGACCCAGATTGGGGGCCGAATTCCCTGAACAGCTACGAGCTGAGCGGTGACGAGCATTTCTCGCTGGCAATGCAGGAGGGCTCCGGCGGCGATCGGCGTCCCGAGCTGGTGCTCGCCAAGGCGCTGGACCGGGAAGAGGCGGCGTTTCACGAGCTGGTGCTCAGGGCAAGGGACGGCGGAGAGCCGGCGCGGACAGGGACGGTGCAGATCCGTGTGGTCGTGCTGGACGCAAACGACAACACGCCCGTGTTTAGCCAAGCAGAGTACACGGTGCGTGTGCCTGAGGACGTGCCCGTGGGCTCCGCCCTCGTCACCGTCACAGCGACGGACCCTGACGAGGGAATGAACGGGCACGTGAAATACAGTTTCCATGAAATCTCACAGCGGGCTTCAGAACTTTTTTACCTGGATACTGAGACAGGAGAAATATCCCTTCAGGAAGATTTGGACTTTGAGGAAATCCCCGCACATGAATTTGAGGTACAGGCACGGGACGGAGGAGAGCTGTCTAACACGGCGAAAGTGCTCATCACTGTGACTGACGTAAATGACAACGCGCCCGAGATTTCAGTGCGCTCAGCGCTGAGCGAGGTATCTGAAGACGCCCCTTCGGGAACGGTGGTGGCCCTACTGCATGTGCAGGACCGGGATTCGGGGGCCAACGGACACGTGCGGTGCTCACTAGACGAGGGAGTCCCGTTCAGCCTACAGAGCTCTCGCGGCAGCTACTACAACGTGGTTACGACGAGGCAGCTGGACCGGGAGGAGGTGTCAGAGTACAACGTGACGGTGAGGGCGGCCGACGGCGGGTTGCCGTCGCTGTGGAGCAGCACGGTACTGGCGCTGCGGGTGCTGGACGTGAACGACAACGCGCCGGTGTTCAGCGAGGCGAGCTACAGCGCCCGTCTGCCCGAGAACAACGCGGCGGGCGCGCTGGTGCTGACGGTGCGGGCGCGGGACGCGGACTGGGGGCAGAACGCGCGCGTGCGGTACCGGCTGGGCGACGGGCGGGTGAGGGGCGTGCCGCTGTCGTCGTACGTGTCGGTGCAGGCGGAGACGGGCGCGCTGTACGCGCTGCGCTCGTTCGACTACGAGGAGGTGCGCGAGGTGGGGCTGTGGGTGGTGGCGGAGGACGGCGGCTCGCCGGCGCTGAGCAGCAACGTGTCGGTGCGGCTCGTGATCGTGGACGAGAACGACAACGCACCGCAGGTGCTGTACCCGCCGGCAGCGCCCGTGTCCGGGGCCGGTGTGGGTGGGTGGTCGGGAGTGGAGCTGGCGCCGCGGTCGTCGGAGCCCGGGGCGCTGGTGGCCAAAGTGGTGGCGGTGGACGCGGACGCGGGGCAGAACGCGTGGCTGTCGTACGAGCTGGCGAAGGCGACGGAGCCGGGGCTGTTCCGCGTGGGGCTGCACAGCGGCGAGGTGCGCACTGCGCGCTTCCCGCTGGCCCGCGACGCTGCCCGGCAGAGCCTGGTGGTACTGGTGAAGGATCACGGGCGGCCGGCGCTGTCGGCTACGGCCACGCTGACAGTGGTGCTGGCCGAGAGCGTGGCCGAGCTGCTGGCCGAGCTGGGCAATGAGGCAGCGGCGGCGGGGCTGGGCGAGGCGGCGGGCAGCCTGACGCGCTGGCTGGTGCTGGCCGTGGCGGCCgtctcctgcctcttcctcgccttcctgctgctgctgctgttattgcGCCTGCGGCGCTGGCGCCGCTCTCAGCTGCCTCCTCCGGCGGCGGGTGATGTCTTGCGTGGCGTCCCGGCCACGCACTTTGTGGGCATCGACGGCGTCCGCGCCTTCCTGAGCTCCTACTCGCACGAGGTGTCGCTCACCGCGGACTCCCGAAAGAGCAAGCCCGGCAGCTGCTGCGACACCCTCCCGGCCCGCCCTCTGCCTCCCGACGAACCCGCCCCGCTTCTCGGGGAGGATCCTGGCACCGTCTGCCCACACGACGCAGACGCTGCTCCG GTGACGCTAGAATGA